In Zunongwangia profunda SM-A87, the following proteins share a genomic window:
- a CDS encoding helix-turn-helix domain-containing protein, which yields MMEKTMSLEDFYRKKLGELPSDILQKTGQFNVFRLSDYFGTTKAMPYSRKDYYKISLISGENVVHYADKTLKVEENMLLVANPQVPYNWEPLSEEKTGAFCVFTEDFMNGFGNFKDYPVFQSSGTPILSLKDADFHRILAIYDRMFLEIRADYDYKYDLLRNLVFELIHEALKLQPAKLESNKTESKASERITSLFMELLERQFPIENPLQQIKLKSAGEFAYHLNIHANHLNRVLKETTGKTTSLLLNERISLEARALLKHTNWNIAEISWCLGFEDPSYFIKFFKKASDATPGNFRK from the coding sequence ATGATGGAAAAAACAATGAGCTTAGAGGATTTTTACCGGAAAAAACTAGGGGAACTTCCTAGCGATATTCTACAAAAAACAGGGCAATTTAATGTTTTTCGGTTAAGTGATTATTTTGGAACCACTAAAGCAATGCCCTATAGCCGAAAAGATTATTATAAAATTAGCCTGATCTCTGGTGAAAATGTAGTGCATTATGCTGATAAAACGCTTAAGGTAGAAGAAAATATGCTTTTGGTGGCTAATCCACAGGTGCCCTATAACTGGGAACCACTTTCTGAGGAAAAAACAGGCGCTTTTTGTGTCTTTACCGAAGATTTTATGAATGGCTTTGGGAACTTTAAAGACTATCCGGTATTTCAGAGCAGCGGTACGCCAATATTGTCTTTAAAAGATGCCGATTTTCATAGAATATTGGCTATATATGATAGAATGTTTTTAGAAATTCGTGCAGATTACGATTATAAGTATGATTTGTTACGGAATCTGGTTTTTGAACTAATTCATGAAGCCTTAAAATTACAGCCGGCAAAACTTGAGAGTAATAAAACCGAATCTAAAGCTTCAGAAAGAATTACATCATTATTCATGGAACTACTAGAACGGCAGTTTCCTATTGAAAATCCACTTCAACAAATAAAATTAAAGAGTGCCGGTGAATTTGCGTATCACTTAAATATCCATGCAAATCATCTAAACCGGGTATTAAAGGAAACTACGGGAAAAACCACTTCCCTGCTTCTTAATGAACGCATTTCTTTGGAAGCCAGAGCACTTTTAAAACATACCAATTGGAATATTGCTGAAATTTCCTGGTGCCTGGGCTTCGAGGATCCTTCTTACTTTATCAAGTTCTTTAAAAAAGCATCAGATGCTACCCCTGGGAATTTTAGAAAATAG
- a CDS encoding sensor histidine kinase: protein MNFSDERKYNRWFIIFAGLAVIVLVLWNTTIFFNRLKDEERTKMSIWAEALLELDRADSNENLSPLILNVLNSNTSIPTLQTDEEGTIVSSHFIDPEKIDTPEKAENYLNRLKAENEPIIMHLDRFRTHKVYYGNSPVLNSLKYYPLGLVTIGFLIIGVIYFFYTTTKNSEQNKLWAGMAKETAHQIGTPLSSLIGWTEILKQEKVNDAYIVEMEKDIQRLQTITERFSKIGSAPLLEETDLVEATRQSYQYLQSRSSKLIDFNLQVPREKIIVNLNTQLFSWTIENLVKNAIDAMRGKGKITIEIRQNDKQVFVYVHDTGKGIDKNRFKIIFEPGQTTKKRGWGLGLSLAKRIVEEYHDGRIRVAKSEIGEGTTFEIMLRKSSVPA, encoded by the coding sequence ATGAATTTTAGTGACGAACGAAAGTACAACCGCTGGTTTATCATATTTGCAGGATTAGCCGTAATTGTACTGGTTTTATGGAATACCACCATATTTTTTAACCGCCTTAAAGATGAAGAGCGCACCAAGATGAGTATTTGGGCTGAAGCTCTGCTGGAACTGGATCGCGCCGACAGTAACGAGAATTTGAGTCCGCTGATCCTTAATGTTCTTAATAGCAATACTAGTATTCCCACCTTGCAAACCGACGAGGAAGGAACTATTGTGTCTTCTCACTTTATCGATCCTGAAAAAATAGACACCCCTGAAAAAGCCGAAAATTACCTTAATCGCCTGAAGGCTGAAAACGAGCCTATAATTATGCATCTGGACCGATTTAGGACGCATAAGGTATATTATGGAAATTCCCCTGTATTAAATAGTTTAAAATATTATCCGCTGGGACTGGTTACCATTGGATTTTTGATTATAGGGGTCATTTACTTTTTTTACACCACCACCAAAAACAGCGAGCAAAATAAATTATGGGCAGGAATGGCAAAAGAAACGGCCCATCAGATAGGAACGCCGTTAAGTTCTTTAATTGGGTGGACTGAAATTTTAAAGCAGGAAAAAGTTAATGACGCTTATATTGTTGAGATGGAAAAAGACATACAGCGTTTACAAACCATTACCGAACGTTTTTCTAAAATTGGATCTGCACCGCTTCTGGAAGAAACCGATCTTGTTGAAGCGACCAGGCAAAGTTACCAGTATTTACAATCCAGAAGCTCTAAACTTATCGATTTTAATTTACAGGTTCCCAGAGAAAAAATTATTGTAAATCTAAATACGCAGTTATTCAGCTGGACTATCGAAAACCTGGTAAAAAACGCTATTGATGCGATGCGCGGTAAAGGAAAAATCACCATCGAAATCAGGCAAAATGATAAGCAGGTTTTTGTGTATGTTCATGATACGGGAAAAGGAATCGATAAAAACCGATTCAAAATTATTTTTGAACCCGGACAAACTACCAAAAAACGTGGCTGGGGACTTGGCTTATCCTTAGCGAAACGCATTGTAGAAGAATATCATGATGGCCGTATTAGAGTGGCTAAAAGTGAAATTGGCGAAGGCACTACTTTTGAAATCATGCTTAGAAAAAGCTCAGTACCTGCTTAA
- a CDS encoding acyl-CoA thioesterase, which produces MGTFKLELKLRIDWGDLDMYRHVNNLSFMRFMQSGRVNLWEATGLHKMYAEKNKGAMLVATHCDFKKALYYPGSAIVKTRIAEVGNKSFKIEHHIFDDQNQLCALGNDVSVFYDFSENKTLPIPEDLREILSRY; this is translated from the coding sequence TTGGGAACCTTTAAGCTTGAATTAAAACTAAGGATAGACTGGGGCGACCTGGATATGTATCGCCATGTGAATAACCTAAGTTTTATGCGTTTTATGCAATCTGGCAGGGTGAACCTATGGGAAGCCACCGGGTTGCATAAAATGTATGCTGAAAAAAACAAAGGAGCTATGCTGGTTGCTACGCATTGCGATTTTAAAAAAGCCTTATATTACCCGGGGAGTGCCATTGTTAAGACCCGGATTGCTGAAGTAGGCAATAAAAGTTTTAAAATTGAGCATCATATTTTTGATGACCAAAACCAGCTTTGTGCTTTAGGAAATGATGTCTCTGTTTTTTACGATTTTAGTGAAAATAAAACCCTGCCAATTCCAGAAGATCTTCGGGAAATATTAAGCAGGTACTGA
- a CDS encoding HIT family protein, translating to MASLFTKIVQGEIPAYKVAEDSQFLAFLDIRPNCKGHTLCIPKKEVDYIFDMEEQMYMELMRFSRKVALALEKTVSCKRVGVAVVGLEVPHTHVHLIPLNDMSDMNFANHYEMTDDEFKELAESIHVNL from the coding sequence ATGGCCAGTTTATTTACGAAGATAGTTCAGGGAGAGATTCCTGCCTATAAAGTAGCAGAGGATAGCCAGTTTCTGGCATTTTTAGATATTCGTCCAAATTGTAAAGGGCATACGCTCTGTATTCCGAAGAAAGAAGTAGATTATATTTTTGATATGGAAGAACAGATGTATATGGAGCTAATGCGTTTTTCCAGAAAAGTGGCCCTTGCGCTAGAGAAAACAGTTTCATGTAAACGGGTAGGCGTTGCTGTAGTAGGGCTTGAGGTCCCACATACACACGTACATTTAATACCGCTTAATGATATGAGTGATATGAATTTTGCCAATCATTACGAAATGACTGATGATGAATTTAAGGAACTGGCAGAATCTATCCACGTAAACTTGTAA
- the greA gene encoding transcription elongation factor GreA, with protein sequence MSKVSYYTAEGLKKLRDELNHLKDVERPRASEAIAEARDKGDLSENAEYDAAKEAQGLLEMKIAKLEEVVANARVIDESQLDTSKVLIHSHVKIKNQNNGAEVKYKLVAQSEADLKTGKISVDSPIGKGLLGKKVGEVADIAVPSGTMKFEVLEIWRE encoded by the coding sequence ATGAGTAAAGTATCTTATTACACTGCAGAAGGACTAAAAAAATTAAGGGATGAATTAAATCACCTTAAAGATGTAGAGCGCCCAAGAGCTTCTGAAGCTATCGCAGAAGCCAGAGATAAAGGAGACTTAAGTGAAAATGCAGAATATGATGCTGCAAAAGAGGCGCAGGGACTTTTAGAGATGAAAATAGCAAAATTAGAAGAAGTGGTTGCGAACGCACGGGTTATTGATGAGTCGCAATTAGATACTTCTAAAGTTTTGATTCATTCTCATGTGAAAATTAAAAATCAGAATAATGGTGCTGAGGTTAAATATAAATTGGTGGCTCAGAGTGAAGCCGACTTAAAAACGGGAAAAATATCTGTAGACTCTCCTATTGGTAAAGGTCTGTTGGGTAAAAAGGTAGGTGAGGTTGCTGATATTGCAGTCCCAAGCGGTACTATGAAATTTGAAGTTTTAGAGATTTGGAGGGAGTAA
- a CDS encoding TonB-dependent receptor, protein MKNILFSFLLLFSGYAVVAQQYQISGTVTREGKPLSGVSVYTTTKKSGTLTDASGEYKLTLEEGKHTVQFVYGNRKSFEIDLKSDQVLDVDLSGLEEALSEVFLQSVRVDADSPITYSNLTNEEIGERNLGQDIPVLMNYLPSVVTTTDAGNGIGYTGIRVRGSDATRTNVTINGVPYNDAESQGTFWVNLGDFASSTENIQLQRGVGTSTNGAGAFGASINILTNRYNEEASAEIANSYGSYNTHKHTAKFSTGLFNNHWEFSGRASLIKSDGYIDRAESELKSYFLQGSYIDGGTLVKALMFGGKERTYQAWYGMDAETLENDRTYNPAGEYTDEDGNVKYYDNQTDNYQQDHYQLLWNQTFNKNWSSNLALHYTYGRGYYEEYEEDASLIDFGLPNFIADGAQITSSDLVNTSWLDNHFYGTTFSLNYKNSTVDAIVGGGWNRYDGDHFGEVIYTRFARNNDPYKPFYKNNAVKTDFNIYGKATVSITAKFAVYGDLQLRTINYEGDGPTQQVANFPIDANFDFFNPKGGFTYQFNEKSQLYGSVAVAHREPSRSDYEDAFQNEEVAPTEEQLVDYELGWRFNSGKTQVNTNLYFMNYKDQLVLTGEIDEEGAAIRKNSGESYRLGLEVDATIWVNDWLSLRPNIAISRNRNKDFVAVFDGIRQNFGDTEISFSPNVVAGNMIRLSPIKNLQLNLLSKYVGEQYMSNLELETSKLDSYFVNDFNIRYVWDTPPLFKEVVFTGLVNNIFGEKYVSNGYFYTYDIENPEMPNGVETLGGAGYYPQATTNFLAGVTLRF, encoded by the coding sequence ATGAAAAATATATTATTCAGTTTTTTATTGCTGTTCTCTGGCTATGCAGTGGTGGCGCAGCAGTATCAAATTTCAGGGACAGTGACACGGGAAGGAAAACCTTTAAGCGGAGTTTCGGTCTACACCACCACCAAAAAATCAGGAACACTTACAGATGCTTCCGGGGAATACAAGCTTACTTTAGAGGAAGGGAAACACACAGTTCAGTTTGTGTACGGAAATCGAAAATCTTTTGAGATCGATCTTAAGTCAGATCAGGTATTAGATGTAGATCTTAGTGGTTTAGAGGAAGCTTTAAGTGAAGTGTTCTTGCAGTCTGTTAGGGTAGACGCCGATTCGCCCATTACCTACAGTAATTTAACCAATGAAGAGATCGGCGAGCGAAATCTTGGGCAGGATATTCCTGTATTAATGAATTATTTACCCTCTGTAGTAACGACCACAGATGCCGGAAACGGAATTGGTTATACCGGGATCAGGGTACGAGGTAGTGATGCTACACGAACAAATGTTACCATTAATGGTGTGCCTTATAATGATGCTGAAAGTCAGGGAACTTTCTGGGTGAACTTGGGCGATTTTGCATCATCTACAGAGAACATTCAGTTACAACGTGGTGTGGGAACCTCTACTAATGGTGCCGGCGCATTTGGGGCTAGTATCAATATTTTAACCAATCGATATAATGAAGAAGCCTCGGCCGAAATAGCTAATAGCTACGGTTCTTATAATACACATAAGCATACGGCTAAATTTAGCACAGGTTTATTTAATAATCATTGGGAGTTTTCTGGTCGAGCTTCATTGATTAAAAGTGATGGTTATATCGATAGGGCGGAATCAGAACTTAAATCTTACTTTTTGCAAGGAAGCTATATTGATGGGGGTACTTTGGTAAAAGCATTGATGTTTGGCGGGAAAGAAAGAACGTATCAGGCCTGGTATGGGATGGATGCTGAAACTTTAGAAAATGACAGAACCTATAATCCTGCTGGTGAATATACCGATGAAGACGGCAACGTAAAGTATTACGATAACCAAACCGATAATTACCAGCAGGATCATTACCAGTTGCTATGGAACCAAACTTTCAATAAAAACTGGTCATCTAATCTTGCACTGCATTATACTTACGGGAGAGGATATTACGAGGAGTATGAAGAAGATGCCAGCCTCATTGATTTTGGATTACCAAATTTCATCGCAGATGGTGCACAAATTACTTCATCTGATTTGGTGAATACCAGCTGGCTGGATAATCATTTTTATGGCACTACTTTTAGTTTAAATTATAAGAATAGTACGGTAGATGCCATTGTTGGAGGTGGTTGGAATCGCTACGACGGCGATCATTTTGGGGAGGTAATTTATACCAGATTTGCACGTAACAATGATCCTTACAAGCCGTTTTATAAAAACAATGCAGTAAAAACAGATTTTAATATCTATGGGAAAGCTACGGTTTCGATTACCGCTAAGTTTGCGGTGTATGGTGATTTGCAGCTAAGAACCATCAATTACGAAGGGGATGGACCCACTCAGCAAGTTGCCAATTTTCCTATCGATGCGAATTTCGATTTCTTTAATCCTAAAGGAGGTTTTACTTATCAGTTTAATGAAAAAAGTCAGCTATATGGATCTGTGGCAGTTGCGCATCGTGAGCCCTCACGATCTGATTACGAAGATGCTTTTCAAAATGAAGAGGTCGCTCCAACCGAAGAACAATTGGTCGATTACGAGTTAGGCTGGCGTTTTAATTCGGGAAAAACTCAGGTAAACACGAATCTTTATTTTATGAACTATAAAGATCAATTAGTGTTAACCGGGGAAATTGATGAAGAAGGTGCTGCGATTAGAAAAAACAGCGGAGAAAGTTACCGACTGGGATTAGAGGTAGATGCTACGATCTGGGTAAATGACTGGTTAAGTTTAAGACCTAATATTGCAATAAGCCGAAATAGAAATAAGGACTTCGTAGCAGTTTTTGATGGCATTCGGCAAAATTTTGGAGATACTGAAATTTCATTTTCCCCTAATGTTGTAGCCGGCAATATGATTAGGCTTTCTCCAATTAAAAATCTTCAGTTAAATTTATTAAGCAAATATGTAGGGGAGCAATATATGAGTAATTTGGAGTTAGAAACATCTAAGCTGGATTCTTATTTTGTAAACGATTTTAATATACGATACGTGTGGGACACCCCTCCATTATTTAAAGAAGTGGTGTTTACAGGATTAGTTAATAATATTTTTGGCGAAAAATACGTATCTAATGGATACTTCTACACTTATGATATAGAAAATCCAGAGATGCCAAACGGAGTAGAGACGTTAGGCGGTGCAGGATATTATCCACAGGCCACCACAAATTTTTTAGCCGGAGTTACCCTAAGATTTTAA
- a CDS encoding ATP-binding protein, which produces MQNTKRSITLKVVAGYLLIAVLVVVAVWFIYNRVVIFSHMAQSNSSNNEQLFLVSELTSDLYETENVSRRLIQTGTKEDIVLYQAQLDSIKMNLVELDEQYAENQLHTELDSIYKLLDLKTENLEALINLREKERNTNYYKQVMEELNRVNESFESNQGYDDRFNDLEPYQKRVLVKWLEYARADNARSLTNQTADSLVNSVKKVLNDFQKANIKFRQTIIEKENDLLDNDMVLNQQLRKILANIEKDEREASLERTEKAQQTLEDTVSIIMVSGIVCVIVILLFLMLIIRDVRRSQQYRIELEEAKNFAETLLKRREQLMAAITHDLRSPLNTVIGYSELMNKTQLGNKQRHYLSQINKSSDFILHLVNDLLDLSKLEAGKMLVENLPFNPKKLISDTVQNNIPANLNKDLEVIIDISEEADGQYSSDPFRIKQIIANLVTNACKFTEKGNIIVSAEIETKTKDIQYLIIKVKDTGIGISKEKQEVIFEEFSQENSGIEKKYGGTGLGLTITKSLTSLLKGEISLQSEQGKGSEFTITIPVQKSKNQKKPVPENPHPPTEKTDSLDLGNKKVLVVDDEPAQLALTLEFLKNHLLKFDTAENGKKALELLGKNQYDLILTDIQMPIMDGFQLMNAIKKDKNLNKTPVIALSGRTDMKDEVYTLTGFTAKLTKPFKPKDLLLSISEVFNVETKTEEKPLIPKNDFTPKHNEFYNLEDIYMFSGQDKEAMHIIIKAFLESSQENIAKIKFHKKDKNYDAIGQIAHKMLPMFKQMRITPVIPVLERLEKKVEVCDTEIDELIQQLQTVLRELENEVIV; this is translated from the coding sequence ATGCAAAACACTAAAAGATCGATTACCCTAAAAGTTGTTGCCGGCTACCTGCTTATTGCGGTCCTGGTGGTGGTGGCCGTTTGGTTTATTTATAACCGGGTAGTCATCTTTAGCCACATGGCGCAAAGCAATAGCAGTAACAATGAACAGCTTTTTTTAGTTAGTGAGCTTACCAGCGACCTATATGAGACTGAAAATGTGAGTCGAAGATTAATCCAAACCGGCACTAAAGAAGATATCGTTTTATACCAGGCACAACTGGATTCTATTAAAATGAATTTAGTTGAATTAGACGAGCAATATGCCGAAAATCAACTACATACTGAACTTGACAGCATTTATAAGCTTTTAGACCTAAAAACCGAAAACCTGGAAGCTTTAATCAATCTACGGGAAAAAGAACGCAACACCAATTACTACAAACAGGTAATGGAAGAGCTTAACCGGGTTAATGAAAGTTTTGAATCTAATCAGGGCTACGACGACAGATTTAATGATTTAGAACCTTACCAAAAAAGAGTCCTTGTAAAATGGCTGGAATATGCACGTGCAGATAATGCCCGATCATTGACCAATCAAACTGCAGATTCCTTAGTGAATTCTGTAAAAAAGGTATTAAACGATTTTCAAAAAGCTAATATTAAGTTTAGGCAAACCATCATCGAAAAGGAAAATGATTTGCTGGATAATGATATGGTACTTAACCAGCAACTTCGAAAAATCCTAGCCAATATTGAGAAAGACGAGCGGGAGGCTTCTTTAGAACGAACTGAAAAAGCACAGCAAACTTTAGAAGACACCGTTTCTATCATTATGGTTTCCGGAATTGTTTGTGTAATTGTAATCTTGCTGTTTTTAATGCTTATTATTCGTGATGTAAGGCGTAGCCAGCAATATCGTATTGAATTGGAAGAAGCCAAAAACTTCGCAGAAACCCTTCTAAAACGCCGGGAACAGCTTATGGCTGCTATAACGCACGATCTAAGGTCTCCTTTAAATACCGTGATTGGCTATTCTGAATTGATGAACAAAACACAGCTGGGTAATAAACAACGTCACTACCTAAGCCAGATCAATAAATCTTCAGATTTTATTCTCCATTTGGTAAACGATCTGTTGGATTTATCGAAACTTGAAGCCGGTAAAATGCTGGTAGAAAATTTACCATTCAATCCTAAAAAACTTATCAGCGATACCGTTCAGAATAACATCCCCGCAAATTTAAATAAAGACCTTGAGGTTATCATTGATATTTCTGAAGAGGCTGATGGGCAATATTCAAGCGACCCTTTCAGAATAAAACAAATTATTGCTAACCTGGTCACCAACGCCTGTAAGTTTACCGAAAAAGGCAACATAATAGTCTCGGCTGAAATTGAGACCAAAACAAAAGATATACAATACCTTATTATTAAAGTAAAAGATACCGGAATTGGAATTTCTAAAGAAAAGCAGGAAGTTATTTTCGAAGAATTTAGTCAGGAAAACAGCGGTATCGAAAAGAAATATGGTGGTACAGGCCTGGGCCTCACCATCACAAAAAGTCTTACTTCTTTGTTAAAAGGCGAAATTAGTTTACAAAGTGAACAGGGTAAGGGAAGTGAGTTTACCATTACCATCCCGGTCCAGAAATCTAAAAACCAAAAGAAACCAGTCCCAGAAAATCCACATCCTCCTACAGAAAAAACAGATAGTTTAGATTTGGGAAACAAAAAGGTTTTGGTGGTCGATGATGAACCGGCGCAATTGGCGTTAACTTTAGAATTCCTAAAAAATCATCTTTTAAAATTCGACACTGCTGAAAATGGTAAAAAAGCACTTGAGCTTCTCGGCAAAAATCAATATGATTTGATTCTTACCGATATCCAAATGCCAATTATGGATGGTTTTCAGTTAATGAATGCTATTAAAAAAGACAAAAACCTAAATAAAACTCCGGTTATTGCTTTATCCGGCCGTACAGATATGAAAGACGAAGTATACACCCTTACGGGTTTTACTGCTAAGCTTACCAAACCTTTTAAACCAAAGGATCTTCTACTTAGCATTAGTGAAGTTTTTAATGTTGAAACCAAAACTGAAGAAAAACCACTTATTCCAAAAAACGATTTTACACCTAAGCATAACGAGTTTTATAATTTGGAAGATATTTATATGTTTTCTGGCCAGGACAAAGAAGCTATGCATATTATCATTAAGGCGTTTTTAGAAAGTTCTCAAGAAAATATAGCGAAGATAAAATTTCACAAAAAAGACAAGAATTATGATGCTATAGGTCAAATAGCGCATAAAATGCTCCCTATGTTTAAACAAATGAGAATTACCCCTGTAATTCCTGTGTTAGAACGATTGGAAAAGAAAGTAGAGGTATGTGATACCGAAATTGATGAGTTAATACAACAATTACAAACAGTATTGCGAGAACTAGAAAACGAGGTTATAGTTTGA
- a CDS encoding SDR family NAD(P)-dependent oxidoreductase has translation MSTGKKIALITGGSRGLGKDMALKTAAKGLDVVITYHSKKEEAERVVAEIKKIGCHAVALQLDTANVSGLDEFKRNLQQVLQSEFKAENIDFLVNNAGIGINQPIAETSEETFDLLTNIHFKGVFFLTQRLLDILNDGGGIVNISSGLARFTMPGYSVYGALKAGIDSLTRYEAKEFGKRGIRVNTVAPGAIETDFGGGLVRDNKQVNQHVKQSIALDRVGQADDIGGVVAFLCTEDAKWVNAQRIEVSGGQNI, from the coding sequence ATGAGTACAGGGAAAAAAATTGCATTGATTACAGGAGGAAGTCGTGGTCTGGGTAAAGATATGGCTTTAAAAACGGCAGCTAAAGGACTGGATGTCGTGATCACATATCACAGTAAAAAAGAAGAAGCTGAAAGAGTTGTTGCTGAAATTAAGAAAATTGGCTGTCATGCTGTGGCACTTCAGTTAGATACTGCAAATGTTTCAGGTCTTGACGAATTTAAACGAAATCTTCAACAGGTTTTACAATCTGAATTTAAGGCTGAAAACATCGATTTTCTGGTTAATAATGCCGGGATAGGAATTAATCAGCCAATCGCTGAAACCTCCGAAGAAACTTTTGATCTTTTAACCAATATTCACTTTAAAGGCGTGTTCTTTTTAACGCAAAGATTACTGGATATTTTAAATGATGGTGGCGGCATTGTAAATATCAGCTCTGGTCTGGCCAGATTTACCATGCCCGGTTATAGTGTTTATGGGGCCTTGAAAGCAGGGATAGACTCTTTAACCAGATACGAAGCCAAAGAATTTGGTAAACGGGGGATTAGAGTAAATACTGTGGCACCGGGAGCGATTGAAACCGATTTTGGTGGCGGTTTGGTGCGTGATAACAAACAGGTAAACCAACATGTAAAACAATCTATCGCTTTAGATCGCGTAGGACAGGCCGATGATATTGGTGGCGTTGTTGCCTTTTTATGTACAGAAGATGCCAAATGGGTAAACGCCCAACGTATCGAAGTTTCTGGCGGCCAGAATATTTAG
- a CDS encoding DUF3127 domain-containing protein, whose product MEVQGKIKLIGDTKTFGSNGFRKRELVVTTEEQYPQDLMIEFVQDKTDLLNTYQVGQPVKVGINLRGREWVSPQGETKYFNSIQGWRIENLQPSQPGGQNVPPPEDHFEPAQDFKDEDYDDLPF is encoded by the coding sequence ATGGAAGTACAAGGAAAGATTAAATTAATTGGAGACACCAAAACTTTTGGAAGTAACGGTTTTAGAAAGAGAGAATTGGTAGTCACTACAGAAGAGCAATATCCGCAGGATTTAATGATCGAGTTTGTTCAGGATAAAACAGATTTATTAAATACATATCAGGTGGGGCAACCGGTGAAAGTTGGGATTAACCTTCGTGGTAGAGAATGGGTAAGCCCACAAGGAGAAACCAAATATTTTAATTCTATCCAGGGATGGAGAATAGAAAATTTACAGCCATCACAACCAGGGGGGCAAAACGTACCACCACCAGAAGATCATTTTGAGCCCGCTCAGGATTTTAAAGATGAAGATTATGACGATCTTCCTTTCTAA
- a CDS encoding flavin reductase family protein, which produces MLSIDSKESPSGALYRYLSGAVGPRPIAFASTLDVEGRPNLAPFSFFNVFSANPPILVFSPVRRGKDGSLKHTLLNLKTVKECVINIVDYKMVQQMSLSSTDYAEGVNEFEKSGLSMQPSDLVKPFRVAESPVQFECKVNEIIELGQEGGAGNLVVCEVIKTHIKEEILDEEGYIDQVKIDQVARMGGNWYTRAKDGMFEVPKPIATLGIGVDAIPKEIRQSVILTGNDLGKLGNVEELPSLEESKLYVSEDDLFTEIIAAKETEAIHKQAQLLLDKGKVIEAWKLLLANY; this is translated from the coding sequence ATGTTAAGTATAGATTCTAAGGAATCGCCTTCTGGCGCTCTTTACAGGTATTTAAGCGGGGCGGTAGGACCAAGACCTATTGCTTTTGCCAGTACTTTAGATGTGGAAGGAAGGCCAAATTTGGCTCCTTTTAGTTTTTTTAATGTATTTAGTGCTAATCCGCCAATTTTGGTGTTTTCTCCGGTGAGAAGGGGGAAAGATGGTAGTCTTAAACATACGCTCTTAAACCTTAAAACGGTTAAAGAATGTGTGATTAATATCGTTGATTATAAGATGGTGCAGCAAATGTCCTTAAGCAGCACTGATTATGCTGAAGGTGTAAATGAGTTTGAGAAATCCGGATTGAGCATGCAGCCATCAGATCTTGTAAAACCTTTTAGGGTGGCAGAATCTCCCGTTCAGTTTGAATGTAAAGTAAATGAAATTATCGAGCTGGGACAGGAAGGTGGCGCAGGAAATCTGGTAGTATGTGAAGTTATAAAAACACATATAAAAGAAGAGATTTTAGATGAAGAGGGCTATATAGATCAGGTAAAGATCGATCAGGTAGCCAGGATGGGCGGTAACTGGTACACCAGGGCTAAGGACGGCATGTTTGAAGTGCCAAAGCCGATTGCTACTTTAGGGATTGGTGTAGATGCTATTCCGAAGGAAATTAGACAGAGTGTTATTTTAACCGGTAATGATCTTGGTAAATTAGGGAATGTTGAAGAATTGCCGAGCTTGGAAGAATCGAAATTATACGTTTCTGAAGACGATTTATTTACCGAAATTATTGCCGCAAAAGAAACAGAAGCAATTCATAAACAGGCGCAATTATTGCTTGATAAAGGAAAGGTGATAGAAGCGTGGAAATTATTACTAGCAAATTATTAA